Below is a genomic region from Nocardioides panacis.
CGCACCCGCGCGGTCCAGGTTTCGACGGTACGGCGGTGCAGCTCGGCGACGTCCATGGCGCCAGCGTGCTCCCGCCGGGCGGGAACGGTCCATGGCGCATCCGGGCCAGCCCGGCCGGAGGCCCGGGTCGGGGTCGCCGGAGGCCCGGGTCGGCGGTCAGAAGCGGGAGCGGTGCACCCTCGAGCGGGCCACGCCGATGCCTTCGCCGCTGCGCAGGTGGATGTTCTGCAGCAGGCCGAGCGCCATCAGGCTCGCGAACATCGAGCTGCCGCCGTAGGACACGAGCGGGAGGGGTACGCCGGTCACCGGCATGATCCCGAGGCACATGCCGATGTTCTGGAAGGCCTGGAAGCCGAACCAGCACGCGATGCCGGCGGCGGCCACCCGCCCGAACAGGTCGTCGGCGCCCATCGCGATCCGCAGCGCGCGCCACAGCACCACGCCGAGCAGGGCGATCAGCACCGCCGAGCCGACCAGGCCGAGCTCCTCGCCGGCGACGGTGAAGATGAAGTCGGTGTGCTGCTCGGGGACGAACCCGGACTTGGTCTGCGAGCCGCCGAACAGGCCCTGGCCGAAGATCCCGCCGTTGCCGATCGCGATGCGGGCCTGGGTGGTGTTGTAGCCGGCGCCGCGCGGGTCCAGGTCGGGGTTGGTGAACGCCATGAACCGGTCGAGCTGGTAGGCCTTGAGGACGTGCAGCTTGACCGCGAGGGTGGCCGCCACGACCGCGCCGACGAACAGCCCGAGCAGCCAGGTGCGGCGGGCGCCGGAGACCGCGATGACACCGAAGACGGTCGCCGACAGCACCAGCATCGTGCCGAGGTCCGGCTGCAGCAGGATCAGCGCCGCGGGCACGCCGGCGATGGCGAGCATCCCGAGCACGTCGCGGGAGCCGACCTCCGTGGTGCGCAGGGACCCCTCGGTCCGCTCCGCGACGAGCAGCGCCATCCCGATCACGACCGCGAGCTTGGCGAACTCCGCCGGCTGGATGGACATCCCGCCCAGCTGGATCCAGGAGCGCGAGCCGTTGATGGTCACGCCCATCACGAGCACCAGCAGCAGGCCGACGATCGAGGCGACGTACACCAGCGGCGCGAGGATCCGCACCCAGCGGTGGTCGGTCGCGGCGACCATCACCCCGAGCACCACGCCGATGGCGATGTTGACCAGGTGCTTCTTGATGTAGCCGTTGGGGTCGTCGGTGGGGAGGCCGCCGCGGGCCGAGGTGGCCGACCACACCAGCAGGGCGCCGATGGTGAGCAGCGCGGCGGCGGCCGCCATCAGCACCCAGTCCAGGCGCGCGGCCTTGACCCGGGTGGTGGTGCCGGCGAACGTGCGGGTCTGGCGGGGCGAGCGCGGACGGACGGCGACGACGGTCATCGGTTGCCCTTCTTCTCGGCGCGGGTCATCGGCGGCAGGATCTCGCCGTCCCGGGCGAAGACGGGCAGCCCGGCCGGCGGCTTCGCACCGGGCAGCGCCGCGTCCCGGGTGTGCACCTTCATGCCCTGGACGCCGTAGAGCGCCTCCCAGATCTTGCGGACCGCGGGACCGGAGGTGCCGGAGCCGGTGCCCGCCTGGGTGACCATCATCAGCACGACGTAGTCCTTGTCGTACGACGCGACCCAGGACGTGCTCTGCTTGCCGTGCACCTCGGCCGAACCGGTCTTGGAGCGGATCTTGATCTTGTCGAGCGGGAAGTCCATGAACTTCCACGCCGTGGTGCCGGTCTTGGCGGTGCCGAGCAGCGCCTGGTCGACGTACTTCAGGGAGCTGCGGGACACCTTGACCCGGCCGACGACGGCCGGCTTGATCTCGCGGATCGTCCTGCCGTCCGGGCCGACGACGGCCTTGGCGACCCGCGGCTCGTAGAGCGTCCCGCCGTTGGCCAGCGCGGCGTAGGCCCGGGCCGACTGCAGCGGGGTGACCAGGGTGTCGCCCTGGCCGATCACGTAGTTCACCGCGTCGCCGGCGCGGTAGGCGTAGCCCTCCACGCAGAACTCGCGGGCGAAGACGTGCAGGAAGTCGTTGCCGGGCTTCTTGCCGATCTTGCAGTAGTAGCTCTTGTTGGCCTTCCAGTAGGCCTTCTTCCAGACCCGGTCGGCGATCCGGCCGCTCGCCTCGCCCGGCAGGTCGACGCCGGTGGGCTTGCCGAAGCCGAACAGCTTCGCGGTCCTCACCAGCGGGTCCTTGGCCTTCACGTCGGCGACGTCGCTGCCGTAGCGCTGCCAGAACTTGAAGCCGACGCGGTAGAAGAACGTGTCGCAGGAGATCTGCAGCGCCTCGTCGAAGCCGATCATCCCGTAGGACTCCGACTCGTAGTTCTTGAACAGCCGGTTGCCGACCTGGAAGTTCGACGAGCAGTCCAGCCGGGTGCTCGGGCTGAACCCGTTGTTCAGCGCACCCGTGGTCATGAACGGCTTCCACGTCGAGCCGGGGGCGAACTGGCCCTGGGTGGCCCGGAACAGCAGCGGGTTGTCGGACTTGGCGGAGTAGAGCCGGCCGAGCTGCTTGGAGGAGATCCCGCCGACCCACACCTTCGGGCTGTACGTCGGGGCGCCGGCCATCGCCACCACCCGGCCGTTCTTGGCGTCCATCACGACCACCGCGCCGGAGTCGGCGACGTAGTTCTTGTGCGTGACCTTGTCGTAGGTCTTGCGGGCCGTCTTGATGGTCTGGTCGAGCTGCTGCTCCACGACGCCCTGGACGCGCGAGTCGATCGAGGTGACCAGGGTGTCACCGGCGCGGCCGGCGACCTCGCCGGAGTCGCCGAGCACCCGGCCCATCGAGTCGACGGCGACCCGCTTGTAGCCGGGCGCCCCCCCGGAGGTACTTGTCGTACTGCTTCTCCAGGCCGGCCCGGCCGACGACCGAGGCGCCGTGCACCGAGGTGTCGTGCTCGGCCTTGGCCTCGTCGAGCTCCTCGGAGGTGATCGGGCTGAGGTAGCCCAGCAAGTGCGCGGCGTTGATGCCGTACGGCGCCGGGTAGGACCGCACGTTCTGGGACTCGACCAGCACCGACGGGAAGTCCTCGGCCTGCTCCATGATCGAGACCGCGACCGACTGCTCGACGTCCTCGGCGACCGGCACCGGCTGGTAGGGCGACCCGTTCCAGCAGGTGCCCGCGACCGACCCGGTCTCGCCGCACAGCAGCGTCTTGGCCTCGATCCGCTTCACGGGTACGTCGACCGCGCGCGAGAGCCGGCGCAGCAGCGTGGACTGCTCGTCGCCGGCCATCTTGTGCAGCATGGTCCGGTCGAGGCTGACCACCCACGACGTGCGGTTGGCGACCAGCGGACGGCCCATGTCGTCGACGATCAGGCCACGGGCGGGCTGCACGACGAGCTCGCGCACGGACTGCTCGGCGGCCTGGGCCTGGTAGGCCTCACCGCCGAGCACCTGCATGTACCAGAGCCGCCCGAAGAGTGTCACGAACAGCGAGAGCACCAGCGCCTGCACGACGATCAGCCGGAGCCGGCCCTTGACCGCGCTCGGGGTCCGCAGCCGGGGACGCCGGCCGCCCGCACCTGTCGAGGCCATCAGTAGGCGACCTGGTGCGGCTGCAGGTGGCGGAACAGCCGCATCACCAGCGGCAGCACGAAGGGGGTGACCAGCACGTCGTACACGACCGCGACCGGGATGACGGCGAGCGCCTCCCCGACCGGGATGGCCGGGTCGTGCAGCAGCATCCCGCTGAGCGCGAAGAGCGAGGTGCCCACGAACGAGCAGGCGGCGACGGTCAGGACCGCGGCGACGGCCGAGGAGCCGGCGTCCTGGCGGACCCGGCCGGCGAGGTAGCCGACGACGACCAGGGACAGCGCCCAGCGCCCGGCGACGTGGTCGGTGGGCGGGGCCAGGTCGATCGCCAGCCCGCCGAGGAACCCGAGCACCGCGGCGAACTCGGGGCCGCGGACCAGCGCGGCCGCGACCACGACGAGCAGCGCGAGGTTGGGCACCACGCCGTCGAAGGACAGCGCGGAGAACACCGAGACCTGCAGCACGACGGCCAGCAGGACGACACCGGTGAGCAGCAGGGCGCGCAGGGCGGTCATCGGCGGGCTCCCCCGGTCTCGGTGCGGCCCGCGCGGATCACGGCGCGGTCGCTCTTGGTGTCGCCGTCGACGACGACCCCGACCAGGTCGAGCGAGGTGAAGTCGACGTACGGCTCGATGACCGCCTGGGTGGACTGCTGGCGCGGGGTGGCCGACACCGCGTCGACCCGCCCGATCGGCACGCCGGCGACGTACGGGGTGCCGTTCTTGCTGCCCCAGGTCACCACGGCGTCGCCCTTGGCGGCCGAGGCGCCGGCGTCGACGAGCTCGAGGTCGAGGCGGTCGTCGTCGCCGACCGAGCCGCGGCCGTCGATGGTGCCGACCTCCATGCTCGAGCCGAGGCGGCCGCCGACCACCGAGTCCCGGTCGACCAGCAGCAGGACGGTGGCGGTGGACCGGTCGGCGCGCACCACGCGGCCGACCAGCCCGTCGTTGTTGAGCACGGTCATGTCGGCGGTGACGCCGGCGCGGGTGCCGGCGTCGATCGTCACGGTGCGGCTGAAGGACTGGGCGGGGCCCATCGCGACCACCCGGGCGGGCACCAGCGCGTAGCCGGTGCTCTTCGAGGTGGACAGCAGGCCGTCGAGCTCGGCGACCCGGTTGCGGTCCACCGAGGCGCCGGCGAGCTGGCCGCGGAGCTGGGAGTTCTGGGCCTCGAGCCGGGCCACGTCGTCGCGCAGCCCGCCCGTGGTGTGGAAGAACTGCGGCACCGCCTTGAACGGGCGTACGGCGGCCGTGGTGCCGTTCTCCACCGGCCCGAGGACCGTGCCGACCGCGGAGCGCAGCGGGTCGAGCGGGGAGCTCGAGCCGCCACGGACGTCGAGGGTGATCAGCGTGAAGCAGGCGAGCAGCAGCAGCGCGAGCACCGCGCGGGACGGGCGCTTCCCGGGGGAGGTCGGTCGCATGTCGTCAGCCCTGGCTCTCGCTCATCGACGGGGCTCGGAGACGAGCACCTGCTGGAGGGCCTCGAACTCCTCGACGCACTTGCCGGCCCCCATCGCCACCGAGCGCAGCGGCTCCTCGGCGATGTGCACCGGCATCCCGGTCTCGTGGCGCAGCCGCTCGTCGAGGCCGCGCAGCAACGCGCCGCCGCCGGTCAGCACGAGGCCGCGGTCCATGATGTCGCCGGCGAGCTCGGGCGGCGTCTGGTCGAGGGTGGTGCGGACCGCGTCGACGATCGCGTGCAGCGGCTCCTCGAGGGCCATCCGGACCTCGGCGGAGGAGACCACGACGGTCTTGGGCAGCCCGGAGATCATGTCCCGACCGCGGACCTCGGCCTCCGGCTCCTGCGGGAGCGGGAACGCCGAGCCGAGGGTCATCTTGATCTCCTCGGCGGTGCGCTCCCCCAGCATCAGGGAGTACTCCTTCTTCATCCAGGCGATGATCGCCTGGTCGAGGTCGTCGCCCGCGGTGCGGATCGAGAGGCTGGTGACGATGCCGCCCAGCGAGATGACCGCGACCTCCGTCGTGCCGCCGCCGACATCGACGACCATGTTGCCGGTGGCCTCGTGGACGGGGAGCCCGGCGCCGATCGCGGCGGCCATCGGCTCCTCGATGATGTAGACCCGGCGGGCGCCGGCCTGGTAGCCGGCCTCCTTGACGGCGCGCTGCTCGACCGCGGTGATGCCGCTCGGCACGCAGATCACCAGGCGGGGCTTGGCGAAGTAGCGGCGGCGGTGCACCTGCTGGATGAAGTAGCGGAGCATCTGCTCGGTGGACTCGAAGTCCGCGATCACGCCGTCCTTGAGCGGGCGGATCGCGGTGATGTTGTCCGGGGTCCGGCCGATCATCCGCTTCGCCTCGTGCCCGACGGCGAGGATCTCGTTCGTCGAGGAGTTCAGCGCGACGACGGACGGCTCGTCGAGGAGCACGCCCTTGCCACGCACGTAGACGAGCGTGTTGGCGGTGCCGAGGTCAACGGCCATGTCGCGGCCGATGATGCTGTTCGCCATGCCTGCGGTCCCTGCTGTCGTCGCCTGTCCGGGTGGGTCGGGGGTACGGCGCACCGACCCCGTCCCAGGGTAAGAGCGCGAACCTCTCCAGCCCCGGACGACACGCGCGTCACACCCGACGCAGGCGGGCGGTTCAGCTGGTGCGGCGGTTCAGGGGCTGCGGCGGTTCAGCGCTGCGACCCGGGCCGTCACGTGCTCCGGCACCGCGGCGACGTCGACGTCCGCGCCGGTGACCGGCTCGCCGGCGCGCAGCCCGAGCGGCAGCACCCCGGCCCACACGCCGCCCGCCTCGACGTCGACGTCCTCGTCGCTCGGGTCGCCGACCCGCCGCTTGACCGAGGCCTCGTGCAGCGGCAGGGCCAGCACCGTGGTGGCGGAGAGCTCCTTGCGGGTCGGCCGGCGCAGCGTCGCGGACCGGCCGGGCGTCACGTGGTCGACCAGCAGGTCCAGGGCGTGCGAGCGCTCGGCCTCACCGGTCACCAGCCGGGGCCGGCCGACGACCACGGCCGAGCGGTAGTTCATCGAGTGGTTGAAGCCGGACCGCGCCAGCACGATCCCGTCGAGCACCGTCATCGTCACGCTGACGTCCTGCCCGGGCGCCTGCACCAGGCTGCGCGAGGCCACCGAGCCGTGCACGTAGAGCGTGCCGCCCTCGTCGGGACCGTCAAGGTCGACGGCGAACACCGTCGGCAGGGCCAGCGGCACCCCGTCGACGACGACGGCGAGGTGGCAGACCAGGGACGCGTCCAGGACGTCGTACAGGGTGTCGCGGTCGGACTGGGCGCGCTCCCTCTCCCGGCGCGGCGTGCTCCGGCCGGTCGGCGAGAGCGGCTGGTCGGCGCGGCGCCCGGCGGTCACGGGGTCACAGACCC
It encodes:
- a CDS encoding pyridoxamine 5'-phosphate oxidase family protein; translated protein: MTAGRRADQPLSPTGRSTPRRERERAQSDRDTLYDVLDASLVCHLAVVVDGVPLALPTVFAVDLDGPDEGGTLYVHGSVASRSLVQAPGQDVSVTMTVLDGIVLARSGFNHSMNYRSAVVVGRPRLVTGEAERSHALDLLVDHVTPGRSATLRRPTRKELSATTVLALPLHEASVKRRVGDPSDEDVDVEAGGVWAGVLPLGLRAGEPVTGADVDVAAVPEHVTARVAALNRRSP
- the mreC gene encoding rod shape-determining protein MreC, with the protein product MRPTSPGKRPSRAVLALLLLACFTLITLDVRGGSSSPLDPLRSAVGTVLGPVENGTTAAVRPFKAVPQFFHTTGGLRDDVARLEAQNSQLRGQLAGASVDRNRVAELDGLLSTSKSTGYALVPARVVAMGPAQSFSRTVTIDAGTRAGVTADMTVLNNDGLVGRVVRADRSTATVLLLVDRDSVVGGRLGSSMEVGTIDGRGSVGDDDRLDLELVDAGASAAKGDAVVTWGSKNGTPYVAGVPIGRVDAVSATPRQQSTQAVIEPYVDFTSLDLVGVVVDGDTKSDRAVIRAGRTETGGARR
- the rodA gene encoding rod shape-determining protein RodA, with protein sequence MTVVAVRPRSPRQTRTFAGTTTRVKAARLDWVLMAAAAALLTIGALLVWSATSARGGLPTDDPNGYIKKHLVNIAIGVVLGVMVAATDHRWVRILAPLVYVASIVGLLLVLVMGVTINGSRSWIQLGGMSIQPAEFAKLAVVIGMALLVAERTEGSLRTTEVGSRDVLGMLAIAGVPAALILLQPDLGTMLVLSATVFGVIAVSGARRTWLLGLFVGAVVAATLAVKLHVLKAYQLDRFMAFTNPDLDPRGAGYNTTQARIAIGNGGIFGQGLFGGSQTKSGFVPEQHTDFIFTVAGEELGLVGSAVLIALLGVVLWRALRIAMGADDLFGRVAAAGIACWFGFQAFQNIGMCLGIMPVTGVPLPLVSYGGSSMFASLMALGLLQNIHLRSGEGIGVARSRVHRSRF
- a CDS encoding penicillin-binding transpeptidase domain-containing protein encodes the protein MGRVLGDSGEVAGRAGDTLVTSIDSRVQGVVEQQLDQTIKTARKTYDKVTHKNYVADSGAVVVMDAKNGRVVAMAGAPTYSPKVWVGGISSKQLGRLYSAKSDNPLLFRATQGQFAPGSTWKPFMTTGALNNGFSPSTRLDCSSNFQVGNRLFKNYESESYGMIGFDEALQISCDTFFYRVGFKFWQRYGSDVADVKAKDPLVRTAKLFGFGKPTGVDLPGEASGRIADRVWKKAYWKANKSYYCKIGKKPGNDFLHVFAREFCVEGYAYRAGDAVNYVIGQGDTLVTPLQSARAYAALANGGTLYEPRVAKAVVGPDGRTIREIKPAVVGRVKVSRSSLKYVDQALLGTAKTGTTAWKFMDFPLDKIKIRSKTGSAEVHGKQSTSWVASYDKDYVVLMMVTQAGTGSGTSGPAVRKIWEALYGVQGMKVHTRDAALPGAKPPAGLPVFARDGEILPPMTRAEKKGNR
- the mreD gene encoding rod shape-determining protein MreD; the protein is MTALRALLLTGVVLLAVVLQVSVFSALSFDGVVPNLALLVVVAAALVRGPEFAAVLGFLGGLAIDLAPPTDHVAGRWALSLVVVGYLAGRVRQDAGSSAVAAVLTVAACSFVGTSLFALSGMLLHDPAIPVGEALAVIPVAVVYDVLVTPFVLPLVMRLFRHLQPHQVAY
- a CDS encoding rod shape-determining protein, with amino-acid sequence MANSIIGRDMAVDLGTANTLVYVRGKGVLLDEPSVVALNSSTNEILAVGHEAKRMIGRTPDNITAIRPLKDGVIADFESTEQMLRYFIQQVHRRRYFAKPRLVICVPSGITAVEQRAVKEAGYQAGARRVYIIEEPMAAAIGAGLPVHEATGNMVVDVGGGTTEVAVISLGGIVTSLSIRTAGDDLDQAIIAWMKKEYSLMLGERTAEEIKMTLGSAFPLPQEPEAEVRGRDMISGLPKTVVVSSAEVRMALEEPLHAIVDAVRTTLDQTPPELAGDIMDRGLVLTGGGALLRGLDERLRHETGMPVHIAEEPLRSVAMGAGKCVEEFEALQQVLVSEPRR